In Candidatus Eremiobacterota bacterium, a single window of DNA contains:
- the fusA gene encoding elongation factor G, which translates to MKKYSAEKIRNVAFFGHGSTGKTSTGEAMLFNTGVLDRMGKVEDGNTALDFDPDEVKRGISIYTALAPCEWKEHKLNCLDVPGFLDFIAEVKGSLRVIEGCVLFASANVGMEVGLERMWDEVEKNSIPAMLFVNKMDKENSDFYKVANDLSEKLGRPCVPLQVPIGSFDTFVGYVDLITETAYKYQGGKAQKADIPADLKDKVKEYRDKLVEAAAEGDDVLIEKFIGEEKLSVEEVKKGLKGCVKQGKLIPALCGSSVKNIGVDALMDAIIEYIPSPAECGPYEGVDTKTGERIKRMGTDAEPFSALVFKTTADPYVGKLTFMRLFSGILKSDSVVYNSKREKDEKIANLVVVRGKHQDIVEEVHSGDIVTVAKLTDTTTGDTLCTKDKPIRYDDIEFPEPVMAMAIYPKSKGDEDKLSSGLSKISDEDPTVRVKRDTETKESIISGMGELHVEIVKDRLKRKFGVDVDLVTPKVAYKETIRTAVKVEGKHKKQSGGRGQYGHCWLELEPLEKGKHFEFVDKIVGGVIPRNYIPSIEKGIRKTMEEGCIAGYPITDIRVAVYDGSYHTVDSSDMAFQIAGSLGLKKGMDMASPCLLEPIYDVETLVPEQFMGDVIGDLNGKRGRIMGMDPLPKGQQKIRAQVPLAEVQRYSIDLRSMTQGRGVYSMKFSHYEEVPAQIAEGIIAAYKKAREKEE; encoded by the coding sequence GTGAAAAAGTACAGTGCTGAAAAGATAAGGAACGTGGCATTTTTCGGGCATGGCAGCACGGGGAAGACCTCGACGGGCGAGGCCATGCTTTTCAATACCGGCGTTCTTGACAGAATGGGGAAGGTGGAGGATGGCAACACCGCCCTGGATTTTGATCCCGACGAAGTGAAGAGGGGCATATCCATTTACACGGCGCTGGCGCCCTGCGAGTGGAAAGAGCACAAGCTCAACTGCCTCGATGTGCCGGGCTTTCTGGATTTTATAGCCGAGGTGAAGGGGTCTCTGCGCGTCATCGAAGGGTGTGTCCTCTTTGCCTCTGCAAACGTGGGCATGGAGGTGGGCCTGGAGCGGATGTGGGATGAAGTCGAGAAAAATTCCATCCCTGCCATGCTCTTTGTCAACAAGATGGACAAGGAGAACTCCGATTTTTACAAAGTCGCGAACGATCTCAGCGAGAAGCTCGGCAGGCCCTGTGTTCCCCTCCAGGTCCCCATCGGGTCTTTTGATACCTTTGTCGGCTATGTGGACCTCATCACCGAGACCGCTTATAAGTACCAGGGGGGGAAGGCCCAGAAGGCCGATATACCGGCAGACCTCAAGGATAAAGTCAAGGAATACCGTGATAAGCTCGTGGAGGCCGCCGCTGAAGGCGATGACGTGCTTATAGAGAAGTTCATCGGAGAAGAGAAGCTCTCCGTTGAAGAGGTGAAGAAGGGCCTCAAGGGCTGCGTGAAGCAGGGGAAGCTCATCCCTGCACTCTGCGGCTCTTCGGTGAAAAACATAGGCGTCGATGCCCTGATGGACGCCATCATCGAGTACATTCCGTCACCTGCCGAATGCGGTCCTTACGAAGGAGTCGATACCAAGACAGGCGAGAGGATCAAGCGCATGGGGACTGATGCCGAGCCTTTCTCGGCGCTTGTCTTCAAGACCACGGCTGATCCCTACGTGGGAAAGCTCACCTTTATGCGCCTCTTCTCGGGCATTCTGAAGAGCGACTCAGTGGTGTACAACTCCAAGAGAGAGAAGGATGAGAAGATCGCCAACCTCGTGGTGGTCCGCGGAAAGCACCAGGACATAGTGGAAGAGGTGCACTCGGGTGATATCGTCACCGTGGCAAAGCTCACTGACACCACGACGGGCGACACGCTCTGCACGAAGGACAAGCCAATCCGTTACGACGACATAGAGTTTCCCGAGCCAGTCATGGCGATGGCCATCTATCCAAAGAGCAAGGGCGATGAGGACAAGCTCAGCTCAGGCCTCTCCAAGATAAGCGACGAGGATCCCACGGTCCGCGTAAAGCGCGACACCGAGACCAAGGAGTCCATCATCTCCGGCATGGGAGAGCTCCATGTGGAGATTGTCAAGGACCGCCTCAAGAGGAAGTTCGGTGTTGACGTGGACCTGGTGACGCCGAAAGTGGCTTACAAGGAGACCATAAGAACCGCCGTCAAGGTCGAGGGAAAGCACAAGAAGCAGTCGGGCGGCCGCGGCCAGTACGGCCACTGCTGGCTCGAGCTGGAGCCCCTCGAGAAGGGCAAGCATTTCGAGTTCGTGGACAAGATCGTGGGAGGCGTCATACCGAGGAACTATATCCCCTCGATTGAGAAGGGCATCCGCAAGACCATGGAGGAGGGATGCATCGCCGGCTATCCCATCACTGACATCCGAGTCGCTGTCTATGACGGCTCCTACCACACGGTGGATTCCTCCGATATGGCCTTCCAGATAGCGGGGAGCCTGGGCCTCAAGAAGGGCATGGACATGGCGAGCCCCTGCCTGCTCGAGCCCATCTATGATGTGGAGACCCTGGTGCCCGAGCAGTTCATGGGTGACGTGATAGGCGACCTCAACGGGAAGCGCGGCAGGATAATGGGAATGGATCCCCTTCCCAAGGGTCAGCAGAAGATAAGGGCCCAGGTGCCCCTGGCGGAAGTGCAGCGCTACTCAATCGATCTCAGGTCCATGACCCAGGGCAGGGGCGTCTATTCCATGAAGTTCTCCCACTACGAGGAGGTGCCGGCCCAGATCGCCGAGGGCATCATTGCCGCTTACAAGAAGGCAAGGGAGAAGGAGGAATAG
- the ispE gene encoding 4-(cytidine 5'-diphospho)-2-C-methyl-D-erythritol kinase, translated as MRYRCHAKVNMTLSILGRRGDGYHTIRSIFQAVALHDDLAVERSSSGIGLEVRSPFPGIPSSGENLVIRAVREVMAHRGVSCGLEMVLTKRIPPGAGLGGGSSDAFAAIRALDGLLSLELTEDEYLEIAARIGSDVPYFYYGGTAMVTGRGEHVTPLADFSDREAVIVMPPRAISSKDAYRWWDERSGSSHQALQDARSCATLPDEASLVIGNDFEEVIFSRYHEIAHIKEKLLALGCEAASLTGSGSAVVGYHREKGRLRDFAGAFSGECLVIPTTTLRRSQCMT; from the coding sequence ATGCGGTACCGGTGCCATGCAAAAGTGAATATGACCCTTTCCATCCTCGGGAGGCGCGGTGACGGCTACCACACGATAAGGAGCATCTTCCAGGCAGTTGCTCTTCATGATGATCTCGCCGTCGAGCGCTCTTCATCGGGCATAGGGCTTGAGGTGAGAAGCCCCTTTCCCGGAATCCCCTCGTCCGGTGAGAACCTTGTTATCCGTGCCGTCCGCGAGGTGATGGCCCACCGCGGTGTCTCCTGCGGCCTTGAAATGGTCCTTACCAAGAGAATACCTCCCGGCGCCGGCCTGGGAGGCGGGTCGAGCGATGCCTTCGCCGCCATCAGGGCCCTTGACGGGCTGCTCTCACTTGAGCTCACCGAGGACGAATACCTTGAGATTGCGGCACGGATCGGCTCCGATGTCCCCTATTTTTACTATGGAGGAACGGCAATGGTGACGGGGAGGGGGGAGCATGTGACGCCTCTTGCTGATTTCTCGGACCGCGAAGCGGTCATCGTGATGCCCCCCCGTGCCATCTCCTCAAAGGATGCCTACCGGTGGTGGGATGAAAGGAGCGGCTCCTCTCATCAGGCCCTTCAAGATGCCCGGTCCTGTGCCACTCTGCCCGACGAGGCTTCCCTCGTTATCGGAAATGATTTTGAGGAGGTCATTTTTTCCCGCTATCATGAAATTGCCCATATCAAGGAAAAGCTCCTTGCCCTTGGATGCGAGGCGGCATCTCTTACGGGGAGCGGATCGGCTGTCGTGGGGTACCACCGTGAAAAGGGGAGGCTCAGGGATTTTGCCGGAGCATTCTCCGGTGAGTGCCTCGTCATTCCCACCACTACCCTCAGGAGGTCTCAATGCATGACGTGA
- a CDS encoding nucleotidyltransferase family protein translates to MHDVIILAGGKMEEEFRALYDVEHKAYIPLHGKMMVQYVLEALSGVQELSRKVLVAPSLPVPPLVGEHVDHAVTGGSSMVASLRAGLEALPSPSEKVLVMPSDIPLLTAGAVEEFLRGCRERQGSVCYAYVEKSDSERSYPGLRHTYARLREGTFCGGSLVLLEPAVFPQCERLFTTLTAARKNPFQSASMLGLPIILKFAAGLLSLADLEKKITALLGAPAVAVRIRQGNAAFNIDDLEVLRFAERLLA, encoded by the coding sequence ATGCATGACGTGATAATTCTTGCCGGCGGGAAGATGGAAGAGGAGTTCCGTGCTCTCTATGACGTGGAGCACAAGGCCTATATCCCGCTCCATGGAAAAATGATGGTGCAGTATGTGCTGGAAGCCCTTTCCGGGGTGCAGGAGCTCTCCCGCAAGGTGCTCGTGGCGCCCTCGCTTCCCGTGCCTCCCCTGGTCGGCGAGCATGTGGATCACGCCGTGACGGGAGGCTCTTCGATGGTGGCATCGCTCCGTGCCGGCCTTGAGGCCCTTCCCTCGCCCTCTGAGAAAGTTCTTGTCATGCCTTCCGATATTCCCCTTCTCACGGCCGGTGCCGTGGAGGAGTTCCTGCGGGGGTGCCGGGAAAGGCAGGGCTCAGTGTGCTATGCCTATGTAGAGAAAAGCGATTCGGAGCGGTCTTATCCGGGGCTCCGTCATACCTATGCGAGGCTCCGTGAAGGCACCTTCTGCGGAGGGAGCCTCGTGCTCCTTGAGCCTGCCGTCTTCCCCCAGTGCGAGAGACTCTTCACCACCCTCACCGCCGCGAGGAAAAACCCCTTCCAGAGCGCCTCCATGCTAGGTCTTCCGATAATCCTGAAGTTTGCGGCAGGCCTTCTCTCCCTTGCCGATCTTGAGAAGAAGATAACGGCCCTCCTTGGCGCCCCGGCGGTGGCCGTGAGGATCCGCCAGGGGAACGCCGCCTTCAACATCGACGACCTGGAAGTGCTGAGGTTCGCAGAGCGTCTTCTCGCGTGA
- a CDS encoding pitrilysin family protein — protein MTAKIQLATPDSMKIMTPSGSTVVTQENHSTPIVSFCVYFPGGVIYEDPSNQGITYLMQRLLIKGTRKRTAEEIAGEIEYLGATLHPFTGKEAFGASMQAVSRHFSHALELFAECLMDPRFPEEELEKEKINLILEIENKKDDILSHCMDLCEERLFDNSPYGFDIIGKPGSIKHITRRDVVQWHRRFYAPGRMVFTLVGDVKTRDAIKKIADAFKGFRTYHGSLEKPRIMPPERVMKHVSEERDKRQVALCLGFPAPSLLSHDYFPFKVLDYLLSGMGSRLFITLRDIEGLAYLVSSTYTARRHFGCFKAYMLTSLEKKDRALAGLLRELKALTEEAPSPEEVERVKHYMIGLHEISLQRKSSQASLRAFYELAGLGHDFVERYPRRVRRVKGEQIRQVAQKFLDTERFTCSMIAPKG, from the coding sequence ATGACTGCAAAGATACAATTGGCGACTCCGGATTCAATGAAGATCATGACCCCCTCGGGCAGCACCGTCGTGACGCAGGAGAACCACTCAACACCCATTGTGAGCTTCTGCGTATATTTCCCCGGGGGCGTCATTTACGAGGATCCTTCAAACCAGGGGATTACCTACCTGATGCAGCGCCTTCTGATCAAAGGCACCAGGAAACGTACCGCCGAGGAGATCGCTGGCGAGATAGAGTACCTGGGGGCGACCCTCCATCCCTTTACGGGCAAGGAGGCTTTCGGCGCGTCCATGCAGGCCGTCTCCCGGCATTTTTCCCATGCCCTTGAGCTTTTTGCCGAGTGCCTGATGGACCCCCGGTTTCCCGAGGAGGAGCTTGAAAAGGAAAAAATCAACCTGATCCTGGAGATTGAAAACAAAAAGGATGATATCCTGAGCCACTGCATGGACCTCTGCGAGGAGCGCCTTTTTGATAACAGCCCCTATGGCTTTGATATCATAGGAAAGCCCGGCTCCATCAAGCACATCACCCGCAGGGACGTGGTACAATGGCACCGCAGGTTCTATGCGCCCGGCAGGATGGTCTTCACCCTCGTGGGTGACGTGAAGACCCGCGATGCCATAAAAAAGATTGCCGACGCCTTCAAAGGCTTCAGAACCTACCACGGCTCCCTTGAGAAGCCGCGGATCATGCCCCCTGAGCGCGTGATGAAGCATGTGAGCGAGGAGCGCGACAAGAGGCAGGTTGCCCTCTGCCTGGGCTTTCCCGCCCCGTCCCTTCTCTCCCATGACTATTTCCCCTTCAAGGTCCTTGATTATCTGCTGTCGGGCATGGGGAGCAGGCTCTTTATCACCCTCAGGGACATCGAGGGGCTTGCCTACCTGGTGAGCAGCACCTACACGGCCCGACGCCACTTCGGATGCTTCAAGGCTTACATGCTCACCAGCCTTGAGAAGAAGGACAGGGCTCTCGCAGGCCTTCTCCGTGAGCTCAAGGCCCTCACCGAGGAGGCGCCCTCTCCCGAGGAAGTCGAGAGAGTAAAGCACTACATGATAGGGCTCCATGAGATATCGCTGCAGAGAAAATCCTCCCAGGCATCGCTTCGTGCTTTTTACGAGCTTGCCGGCCTTGGCCATGACTTTGTGGAGCGCTATCCCCGGAGGGTGAGGCGGGTGAAAGGGGAGCAGATAAGGCAGGTGGCGCAGAAGTTCCTCGATACGGAGCGCTTTACCTGTTCGATGATTGCTCCGAAAGGTTGA
- a CDS encoding flagellar hook-basal body complex protein FliE, protein MSVPFEGIAPINTASMSPMSTGMQVGKSLFAKEEEGSKFENLFANYMNTANATLNKAKDLGDKVATGDLGSIHKLSVAGMKAEIMLKLTTQIAAKLSSATTTLFQMQM, encoded by the coding sequence ATGTCCGTTCCTTTTGAAGGAATAGCCCCCATAAACACCGCCAGCATGTCTCCCATGTCAACGGGGATGCAGGTCGGAAAATCACTTTTCGCAAAGGAAGAGGAAGGCTCCAAGTTCGAGAACCTTTTCGCCAATTACATGAATACGGCAAACGCGACACTCAATAAGGCCAAGGACCTTGGCGACAAGGTGGCCACCGGCGACCTGGGAAGCATACACAAGCTGTCAGTGGCCGGCATGAAAGCCGAGATAATGCTCAAGCTTACGACACAGATAGCGGCAAAGCTTTCTTCTGCAACGACGACCTTGTTCCAGATGCAGATGTAA
- the fliF gene encoding flagellar basal-body MS-ring/collar protein FliF, whose product MATGIQTGLKTGSAPLPTGARPGGPGGSPLQKAMDILNKLTPQQKIIGIVAIVLIVVGVISFSVYSKASAFVPLYETKLSPTDVKQITMKLTEMGIDYSVAEGGVEILVPPGIRNKAKMQLASYGLPLRPLKTPEEGGMTPKTAADKEYDRQMTLEADLTESIRQIEGVADSYVKIVKPNKDYFGDENKQTTAAVMVRLQPGARLTTSQIKGIVHLVAFSVEGLDPKNVKVVDTKGFILNENPTIAGNDSDPAVMTSQQQDKKVAFEQTLQRKVQGLLDDTLGPNKAKVVVNATLDFSSSETETYKVGGPGNTSGVVKEKEKIDTELFTSSPGDKATGGTQMAFKGTTGGGDGANYKKVDKTVIYKADQVKKRTVTPPGRVERITASVMVDNLKPEQVAKIQQVVKDAIGIDDARGDSVTVASLPFNHAIFDDIRQEMMARPVAASKAPSPVNAAYLPYITGGFMVLLLIPVLVYMLRQRSVQVEKSKLILATGPGATASDISDLISDKVGRSTAPPDTKINTTEQLEKLAKEKPTKVAELLKSTWLAEKER is encoded by the coding sequence ATGGCGACGGGAATACAGACAGGGCTTAAGACGGGTTCCGCTCCCCTTCCCACTGGCGCGCGCCCGGGAGGCCCCGGCGGCTCGCCTCTTCAAAAAGCGATGGATATCCTGAACAAGCTTACCCCGCAGCAGAAGATCATAGGCATTGTGGCAATCGTGCTGATCGTGGTGGGTGTTATCTCGTTCTCGGTGTACAGCAAGGCCTCGGCCTTCGTGCCCCTTTACGAGACAAAGCTGTCGCCCACCGACGTGAAGCAGATTACCATGAAGCTCACCGAGATGGGAATAGATTACTCCGTTGCCGAGGGCGGCGTCGAGATCCTCGTCCCCCCCGGAATAAGGAACAAGGCCAAGATGCAGCTTGCAAGCTACGGCCTGCCGCTCCGCCCTCTCAAGACACCCGAAGAGGGAGGCATGACACCCAAAACGGCTGCCGACAAAGAGTATGACCGCCAGATGACTCTTGAGGCCGATCTCACCGAGTCCATACGCCAGATCGAGGGCGTGGCCGATTCGTATGTCAAGATCGTGAAGCCCAACAAGGATTACTTCGGCGACGAGAACAAGCAGACCACCGCCGCGGTGATGGTGAGGCTCCAGCCCGGCGCGCGGCTCACCACAAGCCAGATAAAGGGCATTGTCCATCTCGTGGCCTTCTCTGTCGAGGGGCTTGATCCCAAGAACGTGAAGGTCGTTGACACCAAGGGCTTCATCCTGAACGAGAACCCCACCATTGCCGGCAATGACTCCGATCCCGCCGTGATGACCTCCCAGCAGCAGGACAAGAAGGTGGCCTTCGAGCAGACGCTCCAGCGCAAGGTCCAGGGCCTTCTTGATGACACCCTCGGCCCCAACAAGGCAAAGGTCGTCGTGAACGCCACCCTCGACTTCTCCTCGAGTGAGACGGAGACCTACAAGGTAGGCGGCCCCGGCAACACCTCGGGCGTCGTGAAGGAAAAGGAGAAGATTGACACCGAACTCTTCACTTCATCGCCTGGTGACAAGGCCACCGGCGGCACCCAGATGGCTTTCAAGGGCACCACAGGCGGCGGCGACGGCGCCAATTACAAGAAAGTTGACAAGACCGTCATCTACAAGGCGGATCAGGTGAAGAAGAGGACCGTCACGCCTCCCGGAAGGGTCGAGAGGATCACGGCGAGCGTGATGGTTGACAACCTCAAGCCCGAGCAGGTGGCAAAAATTCAGCAGGTCGTGAAGGACGCCATCGGCATCGACGATGCCCGCGGAGACTCCGTGACGGTGGCAAGCCTTCCTTTCAACCATGCCATATTTGATGACATCCGCCAGGAGATGATGGCCCGCCCCGTTGCGGCATCCAAGGCGCCAAGCCCGGTAAACGCTGCTTATCTGCCCTATATCACGGGCGGATTCATGGTGCTCCTTCTTATCCCCGTGCTTGTCTATATGCTTCGTCAGAGAAGTGTGCAGGTGGAGAAGTCCAAGCTTATCCTTGCCACGGGCCCCGGTGCCACCGCCAGCGATATTTCCGATCTCATAAGCGACAAGGTGGGACGCTCGACGGCCCCGCCCGACACCAAGATCAACACGACGGAGCAGCTGGAGAAACTTGCCAAGGAGAAGCCCACCAAGGTAGCGGAGCTCCTCAAGAGCACGTGGCTTGCTGAAAAAGAGAGGTGA
- the flgC gene encoding flagellar basal body rod protein FlgC, translating into MDNLFKAMDVAATGMSAERFKLDLISDNIANVNTTKTKDGTPYLRKMAVITPKDAPEFTLPCGLGDDEPTAPASGVEVAGFQVDASENGLRYVYDPSHPDAIKEGKYKGYIAMPNINIITEMTEMMKATRAFEANSTIIESAKSMAMKALQMGKG; encoded by the coding sequence ATGGATAATCTTTTCAAGGCGATGGATGTTGCCGCCACCGGGATGTCTGCAGAGCGCTTCAAGCTCGATCTCATCTCGGACAACATTGCGAACGTGAACACCACCAAGACCAAGGACGGGACTCCCTATCTGAGAAAGATGGCAGTGATTACGCCCAAGGATGCCCCCGAGTTCACTCTTCCCTGCGGCCTTGGCGATGACGAGCCCACCGCGCCGGCTTCCGGTGTCGAGGTGGCAGGATTCCAGGTGGACGCCTCTGAGAACGGCCTCAGGTACGTCTACGACCCGAGCCATCCCGACGCGATCAAGGAAGGGAAGTACAAAGGCTACATAGCCATGCCCAATATCAACATCATCACGGAGATGACGGAAATGATGAAGGCCACGAGGGCCTTTGAGGCCAACTCCACCATCATAGAGTCGGCAAAATCAATGGCGATGAAAGCACTCCAGATGGGTAAGGGATAA
- the flgB gene encoding flagellar basal body rod protein FlgB yields MDILNITPHFEKAMDVAALRQQVIANNISNVNTPGFAPSKVCFEDELKKCMTAKEDKDGFQVVCDFSDDDLGVKGMPTDESKVQPAVMKSGSSVDINQEMVDLAKNGVIFEALTSQASGRYSGFKYIIENFGR; encoded by the coding sequence ATGGATATTTTGAATATCACCCCGCATTTTGAGAAAGCAATGGATGTAGCCGCCTTGAGGCAGCAGGTCATTGCGAACAACATTTCAAACGTCAACACCCCGGGCTTTGCTCCCTCAAAGGTCTGCTTTGAGGACGAGCTCAAGAAGTGTATGACTGCCAAGGAAGACAAGGACGGCTTCCAGGTGGTCTGCGACTTCTCCGACGACGACCTGGGGGTGAAGGGAATGCCCACCGATGAGAGTAAGGTGCAGCCCGCAGTGATGAAGAGCGGCTCCTCGGTGGACATCAACCAGGAGATGGTCGATCTCGCGAAGAACGGCGTGATATTCGAAGCCCTCACGTCGCAGGCTTCAGGAAGGTATTCCGGCTTCAAGTACATCATAGAGAACTTCGGCCGTTAA
- a CDS encoding pitrilysin family protein, giving the protein MPRDEIQSLGHPEGIEKSFANFLEMQLHRRPHLDSREREEIPYSLLASPVTRKMLRNGLTVLVKEVYPASVVCISLWVHVGSCHEDDREAGISHFVEHMLFKGTPTRPPGRIAQEVHSLGGYINGFTAYECTCYWIVLPSRYFKTALEIQADASKHTLFDEGEIAKESQVIIEEIRMYEDRPEMFCFEKLMAAAFKEHRYRRPVAGLESAVASLSRDDLVNYYRSHYVPNNMACVVVGDIDTKRAFNAVKDAFEDMAPLNVPENPSPPEPPQCEAREEHYRGDIGSSHLNIGFHVGGIFEEDTYALDLLASILGEGRSSRLHQGLREKLALVNTIGASILAERDLGLFIVEATMEEKKTEATIDELWKQIAMVCREGVTGHELAKAKNMVESSYVFSQETVEGLCKKLGYYEMLGDYTLADRYVQKLYAVSRDDIKRVAERYLVKENSSCVLYAPQVKGALQ; this is encoded by the coding sequence GTGCCGCGTGATGAAATTCAATCCCTCGGGCACCCAGAAGGAATAGAGAAGTCCTTCGCGAATTTTCTGGAAATGCAGCTTCATCGCCGCCCCCATTTAGACTCTCGCGAAAGGGAAGAGATCCCTTACTCGCTCCTTGCCTCGCCTGTCACCAGGAAAATGCTCCGCAACGGCCTCACCGTCCTGGTAAAGGAAGTGTACCCCGCCTCGGTGGTCTGCATTTCCCTCTGGGTCCATGTGGGGTCCTGCCATGAAGATGATCGCGAGGCCGGTATCTCCCACTTCGTAGAGCACATGCTTTTCAAAGGCACCCCTACAAGGCCTCCCGGGCGTATAGCACAGGAGGTCCATTCCCTCGGGGGCTACATCAACGGCTTCACCGCCTATGAGTGCACCTGTTACTGGATTGTGCTCCCGAGCAGGTATTTTAAGACCGCCCTCGAGATCCAGGCCGATGCCTCGAAGCACACCCTTTTTGACGAGGGCGAAATTGCCAAGGAGAGCCAGGTCATCATCGAAGAGATCAGGATGTACGAGGACCGGCCCGAGATGTTCTGTTTTGAAAAGCTCATGGCTGCTGCCTTCAAGGAGCATCGCTACCGTCGCCCCGTTGCAGGGCTTGAATCAGCGGTGGCATCGCTTTCCCGCGATGACCTGGTGAATTATTACCGGAGCCACTACGTGCCCAATAACATGGCATGCGTGGTCGTAGGTGATATCGACACGAAGAGGGCTTTCAACGCCGTAAAGGACGCCTTTGAGGACATGGCGCCCCTCAATGTGCCTGAGAACCCCTCACCGCCCGAGCCTCCACAGTGTGAGGCAAGAGAGGAGCACTACCGCGGCGATATCGGGAGCTCCCATCTCAATATAGGGTTTCATGTGGGAGGTATTTTTGAAGAGGACACCTATGCCCTTGACCTTCTCGCAAGCATTCTGGGCGAAGGGAGGAGCTCGAGGCTTCACCAGGGCCTCAGAGAGAAGCTCGCCCTTGTGAATACCATCGGGGCAAGCATCCTCGCAGAGAGGGATCTCGGCCTCTTTATCGTGGAGGCGACCATGGAGGAGAAGAAAACAGAGGCCACCATTGATGAGCTGTGGAAGCAGATTGCCATGGTGTGCCGCGAAGGTGTCACGGGCCATGAGCTTGCCAAGGCAAAGAACATGGTGGAGAGCTCCTATGTCTTCTCCCAGGAGACCGTCGAGGGCCTCTGCAAGAAACTCGGCTATTATGAGATGCTCGGCGATTACACCCTTGCCGACCGTTATGTCCAGAAGCTCTATGCCGTCTCGAGGGATGACATAAAAAGAGTGGCGGAGCGCTACCTTGTGAAGGAAAACAGCTCCTGCGTTCTCTATGCTCCCCAGGTGAAAGGGGCTCTGCAATGA